Proteins found in one Deinococcus multiflagellatus genomic segment:
- a CDS encoding DUF6504 family protein translates to MKAVGQEVQVDTQDGAPHRLIWAGQAYPVQAVSDEWRFGGRWWLGEPGRTCYLVQAAGLTAELHREDGEGGRWWLARLQD, encoded by the coding sequence ATGAAGGCCGTGGGGCAAGAAGTGCAGGTGGACACCCAGGACGGCGCGCCCCACCGGCTGATCTGGGCCGGCCAGGCGTACCCCGTGCAAGCCGTAAGCGACGAGTGGCGCTTTGGGGGGCGCTGGTGGCTGGGCGAGCCCGGGCGCACCTGCTACCTGGTGCAGGCCGCGGGACTCACCGCCGAGCTTCACCGCGAGGACGGCGAGGGGGGGCGCTGGTGGCTGGCCCGGCTTCAGGACTGA
- a CDS encoding DNA polymerase Y subunit UmuC family protein codes for MTGRKLSTIACVLLSPWPLVHVQRQHPGVPVAVLNEARRVIQACPLAQGLGVQPGLREVAALSRCPDLHAEVVPAPESRAIWAELLEQLYARYSDRVDGQRPGAAFLVLSAPAARDLAAALHAPVGLAGSRELAHLAALRAKPGEVREVGSGAAEQAFLRLAPLAHLGALAIPPATAEKLHFLGLQDLGGLMGWSAAQRESFLGVDVGKRVNRFLKGERTNTVEKYSPGQILEASLSFDAPLTEPAQGDAALRDLVPALVTDLRGRLAATLTVQAETLGGTLNATRQLKWPLDEAALVRVAGLALGDTGALPLGVDRLRVQLGGLAQPSRMVGLWAGLAELEVTKTVLSRFPEALVRVEWLDPYAYATDAQYAWVDWVTGQVCPGRMTPHPLTVPTKAVRHDRAVQRVLAFFEGHDA; via the coding sequence ATGACCGGGCGCAAGCTGAGCACCATCGCCTGCGTCCTGCTCTCTCCCTGGCCGCTGGTGCACGTCCAGCGCCAGCACCCTGGCGTGCCGGTGGCGGTGCTCAACGAAGCCAGGCGCGTCATTCAGGCCTGCCCCTTGGCCCAGGGGCTGGGGGTGCAGCCCGGCCTGCGCGAGGTGGCCGCCCTGTCGCGCTGCCCGGACCTGCACGCCGAGGTGGTGCCGGCGCCGGAAAGCCGCGCCATCTGGGCCGAACTGCTGGAGCAGCTCTATGCCCGCTACAGCGACCGGGTAGATGGCCAGCGGCCAGGGGCCGCTTTCCTCGTGCTCTCTGCCCCGGCGGCGCGCGACCTTGCGGCCGCGCTGCACGCCCCCGTCGGTCTGGCCGGCAGCCGCGAACTGGCCCACCTGGCGGCCCTGCGTGCGAAGCCCGGTGAAGTGCGGGAGGTCGGCAGCGGCGCCGCCGAGCAGGCATTCTTGCGGCTGGCACCCCTGGCCCATCTGGGTGCGCTGGCGATTCCCCCGGCGACAGCTGAAAAGCTCCACTTTCTGGGCTTGCAGGACCTCGGCGGCCTGATGGGCTGGAGCGCCGCTCAGCGGGAGAGTTTTCTGGGTGTGGACGTGGGGAAGCGGGTCAACCGCTTCCTGAAGGGGGAGCGAACCAACACCGTCGAGAAGTATTCGCCTGGCCAGATCTTGGAAGCCAGTTTGTCCTTTGACGCCCCCCTCACCGAACCGGCGCAGGGAGACGCGGCGCTGCGTGACCTGGTACCGGCGCTGGTCACCGACCTGCGCGGCCGCCTCGCAGCCACCCTCACTGTGCAGGCCGAGACGCTGGGCGGCACGCTGAACGCGACCCGGCAGCTGAAGTGGCCGCTGGACGAGGCCGCCCTGGTCCGCGTGGCAGGTCTGGCGTTGGGCGACACGGGCGCGCTGCCCCTGGGCGTGGACCGGCTCAGGGTGCAGCTGGGGGGCCTCGCGCAGCCCAGCCGCATGGTGGGCCTGTGGGCGGGGCTCGCCGAACTGGAGGTGACCAAGACCGTGTTAAGTCGCTTTCCCGAGGCGCTGGTCCGGGTGGAGTGGCTGGACCCGTATGCCTACGCCACTGACGCCCAGTACGCCTGGGTGGACTGGGTGACCGGGCAGGTGTGCCCAGGCCGGATGACCCCCCACCCACTGACCGTGCCGACCAAGGCCGTCCGGCACGACCGCGCGGTGCAGCGGGTGTTGGCCTTTTTTGAGGGCCACGACGCATGA
- the lexA gene encoding transcriptional repressor LexA produces MPPRLTPLRLTLLRLIARLTREGGGPPSAAELARAAGLGEPTVSFHLKALTELALIERQGARGRLLLTDAARLAIQDGIPIYGQIAAGAPILAEQSPDHVTPSLDSLLGVKEGDFLLQVRGESMVGIGVMDGDYVLVRPTQEVLDGEVAVVLIPGDNAATLKRLYHFGPDIILVSENPAMARMSYPAGDVQVQGRMVARMGMAAPRPLNRRP; encoded by the coding sequence ATGCCCCCCCGCCTGACCCCCCTACGACTGACCCTGCTGCGCCTGATCGCGCGCCTCACCCGTGAAGGGGGCGGGCCGCCCAGCGCCGCCGAACTTGCCCGCGCCGCCGGGCTCGGCGAGCCCACGGTCTCGTTCCACCTCAAGGCATTGACCGAACTCGCGCTGATTGAGCGCCAGGGCGCCCGGGGCCGCCTGCTGCTCACCGACGCCGCGCGCCTGGCCATTCAAGACGGCATCCCGATTTACGGCCAGATCGCCGCCGGGGCCCCGATCCTGGCCGAGCAAAGCCCCGACCATGTGACCCCATCCCTGGATTCGCTGCTGGGCGTGAAAGAGGGTGACTTCCTGCTTCAGGTGCGCGGCGAGAGCATGGTCGGCATCGGTGTCATGGACGGCGATTACGTGCTCGTGCGCCCCACGCAGGAAGTCCTGGACGGGGAGGTGGCGGTGGTGTTGATTCCCGGTGACAATGCCGCGACGCTCAAGCGGCTGTATCACTTCGGCCCCGACATCATTCTGGTGAGTGAAAACCCGGCGATGGCCCGCATGTCCTACCCGGCCGGCGACGTGCAGGTGCAGGGCCGGATGGTGGCCCGCATGGGCATGGCGGCGCCGCGCCCCCTGAACCGGAGGCCCTGA